In Sporosarcina psychrophila, a genomic segment contains:
- a CDS encoding iron-containing alcohol dehydrogenase, with protein MNEFVFHNPVKLIFGKGQLQKLSQELANYGKKVLVVYGGGSIKRNGLYDEVMAILKENDMEVHELSDVEPNPRVSTARKGAEICKEKDIDVILAVGGGSVIDCVKLIASAAKYEGDAWDLVTRKAFAEDAIPFGTVLTLAATGSEMNAGSVITNEETEEKYGWGGPFNYPKFSILDPTYTLSVPKDQTIYGIVDMMSHIFEQYFNNAKNTPVQDEMCEGVLRAIMDNAPKLVEDLENYDLRETILFAGTIALNGFLQMGYQGDWASHDIEHAVSAVYDIPHAGGLAILFPHWMNHNVNVNPARFAKLAVNVFGVAPEGKTQDEVAFEGIARLRAFWTSIGAPETLAHYDIDDSKLDLMAEKATVNGPLGQFSNLNKEDVLSILKASL; from the coding sequence ATGAATGAATTTGTATTCCATAATCCAGTTAAGCTTATTTTTGGAAAAGGCCAACTTCAGAAATTATCACAAGAACTAGCGAATTACGGTAAAAAGGTGCTTGTCGTTTATGGGGGCGGCAGCATCAAGAGAAATGGTCTATATGATGAAGTAATGGCGATTTTAAAAGAGAATGATATGGAGGTACATGAACTTTCAGACGTTGAGCCAAATCCGCGTGTGTCAACTGCGCGAAAGGGTGCGGAGATTTGTAAGGAAAAAGACATCGACGTTATCTTAGCAGTTGGCGGAGGATCAGTTATCGACTGTGTAAAACTTATTGCATCGGCAGCGAAATATGAAGGTGATGCATGGGATCTTGTAACAAGGAAAGCGTTCGCGGAAGATGCAATCCCATTTGGTACAGTTTTGACACTTGCAGCAACAGGTTCGGAAATGAATGCCGGATCTGTTATTACTAATGAAGAAACGGAAGAGAAATATGGATGGGGCGGTCCGTTTAATTACCCGAAATTCTCTATTCTTGACCCAACCTATACATTATCTGTACCCAAAGACCAGACGATTTATGGGATTGTTGATATGATGTCCCATATTTTTGAACAATACTTCAATAATGCAAAGAACACGCCTGTACAAGATGAGATGTGTGAAGGTGTGCTACGTGCAATAATGGATAATGCACCAAAGCTTGTCGAAGACTTGGAGAATTATGATTTACGTGAGACGATTTTATTTGCGGGTACTATAGCGTTGAATGGCTTCCTTCAAATGGGCTATCAAGGAGACTGGGCGTCACATGATATCGAACATGCTGTGTCCGCGGTTTATGATATCCCGCACGCAGGTGGGCTTGCGATTCTTTTCCCACATTGGATGAATCATAATGTTAACGTTAATCCTGCGCGATTTGCCAAGCTTGCTGTCAACGTATTTGGAGTTGCACCAGAAGGTAAGACGCAGGATGAGGTCGCGTTTGAAGGGATCGCACGTCTAAGAGCATTTTGGACGTCTATTGGAGCGCCTGAAACGCTTGCCCATTATGACATCGATGATTCGAAACTGGATTTGATGGCAGAAAAAGCAACAGTCAACGGGCCACTTGGGCAATTCAGCAATCTAAATAAAGAGGATGTACTATCAATTTTAAAAGCTTCATTATAA
- a CDS encoding ornithine--oxo-acid transaminase gives MSVSEKVIVQTEKFGANNYHPLPIVISEAQGVWVKDPEGNKFMDMLSAYSAVNQGHRHPKIIQALKDQADKVTLTSRAFHNDQLGPWYEKICELSGKEMALPMNTGAEAVETAIKAARRWAYDVKGIAEDQAEIIACEGNFHGRTMTAVSLSSDAEYKRGFGPMLPGIDLIPYGDIKALEAAITPNTAAFLIEPIQGEAGIIIPPAGYMKAARELCKKNNVLFIADEIQAGLCRTGKMFACEWEDMDPDMYILGKALGGGVFPISCVLADKSVLGVFNPGSHGSTFGGNPMACAVSIASLEVLEEEELAKKSLELGNYFMEELKKIEHPSIKEVRGRGLFIGVELTEAARPYCEELKELGLLCKETHDTVIRFAPPLIITKEELDWAIGKIKKVFVN, from the coding sequence ATGTCGGTATCAGAAAAAGTAATTGTTCAAACGGAGAAATTTGGGGCAAACAACTATCATCCACTGCCAATCGTTATTTCTGAGGCACAAGGGGTTTGGGTAAAAGATCCTGAAGGTAATAAATTTATGGATATGCTTTCCGCGTATTCAGCAGTAAACCAGGGGCATCGTCATCCGAAAATTATTCAAGCATTGAAAGACCAAGCTGATAAAGTAACGCTTACTTCCCGTGCTTTCCACAATGACCAACTTGGTCCATGGTATGAAAAGATTTGTGAACTGTCAGGCAAAGAAATGGCACTTCCTATGAACACAGGAGCTGAAGCTGTTGAAACAGCTATTAAAGCAGCACGCCGCTGGGCTTATGACGTTAAAGGGATCGCAGAAGACCAAGCAGAAATCATTGCGTGTGAAGGCAACTTCCATGGTCGTACAATGACAGCTGTTTCACTATCTTCAGATGCTGAATATAAACGTGGATTTGGTCCAATGCTTCCAGGCATCGACCTTATTCCCTACGGAGATATCAAAGCACTTGAAGCAGCAATTACACCAAATACTGCTGCATTCCTTATCGAACCGATTCAAGGTGAAGCAGGTATTATTATTCCGCCAGCAGGTTATATGAAAGCAGCACGTGAACTTTGTAAAAAGAATAACGTTCTATTTATTGCAGATGAAATTCAAGCCGGCCTGTGCCGTACTGGAAAAATGTTTGCATGTGAATGGGAAGACATGGATCCGGATATGTATATCCTAGGTAAAGCACTAGGTGGCGGCGTATTCCCAATATCTTGTGTACTTGCTGACAAATCTGTTCTTGGTGTATTCAATCCGGGATCACACGGTTCAACTTTTGGTGGAAATCCTATGGCGTGTGCAGTATCAATCGCGTCTTTAGAAGTGCTGGAAGAAGAAGAACTGGCGAAAAAATCTCTTGAACTCGGAAATTATTTCATGGAAGAGTTAAAGAAAATTGAACATCCGTCGATTAAAGAAGTACGCGGACGCGGATTGTTCATAGGTGTTGAGTTAACTGAAGCTGCTCGTCCATATTGTGAAGAGTTGAAAGAGCTTGGATTACTATGTAAAGAAACACACGATACAGTGATTCGTTTTGCTCCGCCACTCATTATCACAAAAGAAGAATTGGACTGGGCAATAGGTAAAATTAAAAAAGTTTTCGTTAACTAA
- a CDS encoding Glu/Leu/Phe/Val family dehydrogenase, whose amino-acid sequence MTENLNLFTSTQALFKDALDKLGYDEGMYELLKEPLRMIEVRIPIKMDDGKVKVFTGYRGQHNDAVGPTKGGVRYHPQVTLEEVKALSMWMTLKAGIVDLPYGGGKGAIVCDPREMSMGELERLSRGYVRALSQVMGPNKDIPAPDVFTNAQIMAWMMDEYSRIDEFNSPGFITGKPIVLGGSQGRDRATAEGVTIIIEEAAKRRGIDMKGARIVIQGFGNAGSFLSKFLHDAGAKVIGISDAYGALHDPEGLDIDYLLDRRDSFGTVTTLFDNTISNQELLELDCDILVPAAISNQITEKNAHNIKATIVVEAANGPTTTEGTRILKERGILLVPDVLASAGGVTVSYFEWVQNNMGYYWTEEEVREKMTKKMVEAFENVYTTAETRNIDMRLAAYMIGVRKTAEASRFRGWA is encoded by the coding sequence ATGACTGAAAACCTGAATCTGTTTACGTCTACACAAGCTCTTTTTAAAGATGCACTTGATAAACTAGGCTACGATGAAGGAATGTACGAACTTCTAAAAGAACCACTTCGTATGATTGAAGTACGTATTCCTATAAAAATGGACGATGGCAAAGTAAAAGTCTTCACGGGTTACCGTGGACAGCATAACGATGCAGTTGGACCAACAAAAGGTGGCGTACGATATCACCCGCAAGTAACGCTAGAAGAAGTAAAAGCACTTTCTATGTGGATGACATTAAAAGCTGGCATCGTCGACCTACCATATGGCGGCGGTAAAGGTGCAATCGTTTGTGATCCACGTGAAATGTCTATGGGTGAACTTGAACGACTAAGCCGCGGTTATGTCCGTGCCTTAAGCCAAGTAATGGGACCTAACAAAGATATCCCAGCTCCAGACGTCTTCACAAATGCGCAAATAATGGCATGGATGATGGATGAATATAGCCGTATTGACGAATTCAACTCACCTGGCTTCATTACAGGTAAACCAATCGTTCTTGGTGGATCGCAAGGTCGTGACCGTGCGACTGCCGAAGGGGTAACAATCATTATCGAGGAAGCGGCGAAACGTCGTGGAATTGATATGAAAGGTGCACGTATCGTAATTCAAGGTTTCGGAAACGCGGGTAGCTTCCTATCTAAGTTCCTTCATGATGCTGGCGCGAAAGTAATTGGAATTTCCGATGCTTATGGTGCCCTTCATGATCCAGAGGGTCTTGATATCGATTACTTACTAGACCGTCGCGATAGCTTCGGAACAGTAACTACACTTTTCGATAACACGATTTCGAACCAAGAATTACTTGAACTCGATTGCGATATTCTTGTGCCTGCGGCAATCTCTAATCAGATTACTGAAAAAAATGCACATAATATCAAAGCAACGATTGTTGTTGAAGCAGCAAATGGGCCGACTACAACTGAAGGAACTAGAATTCTTAAAGAACGTGGAATTCTACTTGTTCCCGATGTTCTTGCAAGTGCGGGCGGCGTAACAGTTTCATACTTTGAGTGGGTCCAAAACAACATGGGCTACTATTGGACTGAAGAAGAAGTGCGCGAAAAAATGACGAAAAAAATGGTTGAAGCATTTGAGAACGTATATACAACTGCGGAAACTCGTAATATCGACATGCGCCTAGCAGCATATATGATTGGTGTTCGTAAAACTGCGGAAGCATCACGTTTCCGTGGTTGGGCATAA
- a CDS encoding DUF378 domain-containing protein, whose amino-acid sequence MSKVHKIALALTIIGALNWGVAGIFRFDVVAQFAGGSAEPLARFIYIIIGVSGLINLGLLFNQRQDHDEVIVSVPEKV is encoded by the coding sequence ATGAGTAAAGTTCATAAAATAGCTCTAGCACTGACAATTATCGGTGCACTCAATTGGGGAGTAGCAGGAATATTCCGTTTCGACGTTGTTGCACAATTCGCAGGTGGTTCCGCGGAACCGCTCGCACGATTTATTTATATCATCATAGGAGTTTCAGGTCTCATCAACCTTGGCTTGCTATTTAATCAGCGGCAGGATCACGATGAGGTAATTGTTTCGGTTCCTGAAAAAGTATAA
- a CDS encoding cation diffusion facilitator family transporter — protein MRDILKLLKEGNKPSLLAAIVNTVIACLKAIAFFFTGNVAMFAEMMHSFGDAANQFFVFVGSALSKKAPTPKYPNGFGRVVNLVCLGAVIIVGIMSYEAIIGGWHHIVNPSESGGMRNLIINLSVLGIGIILECIVLYKAGKEILHEAGIDKGGMAPITLGFKNLNRAKPATKLVFMEDFVATLGGLLAFFAVLLAHFLGLLVAEGIASIMIGMMMFYVVGKVFLENARGAIGETDEEMLNHISLLVAEDPDVKDIQRIEVIKEGEFLHVEIVAEVDPSHTVAYVDDVRDRLMTIILNQKGVQDVLISFDEDDGVSTWKRSNSTDAIKQFGSKFPE, from the coding sequence ATGAGAGACATACTAAAACTTTTAAAAGAAGGCAACAAGCCCTCACTACTCGCAGCAATTGTTAACACAGTAATCGCTTGTTTAAAAGCCATTGCATTCTTCTTCACTGGAAATGTGGCTATGTTTGCAGAAATGATGCACTCATTTGGTGATGCAGCGAACCAGTTTTTCGTTTTCGTTGGTTCTGCTCTTTCGAAAAAAGCACCCACCCCGAAATATCCTAATGGATTCGGCCGTGTCGTAAATTTAGTTTGTCTGGGCGCTGTCATTATAGTTGGAATCATGTCCTATGAGGCTATCATAGGCGGGTGGCATCATATCGTAAATCCATCTGAGTCAGGCGGAATGAGAAATTTAATTATAAATCTCTCTGTTCTTGGTATAGGTATCATTTTGGAATGCATTGTACTTTACAAGGCGGGTAAAGAGATACTTCATGAAGCAGGGATTGATAAAGGTGGGATGGCTCCCATTACACTAGGTTTTAAAAACCTCAATCGTGCTAAACCCGCAACAAAACTCGTATTCATGGAAGATTTTGTCGCAACACTAGGCGGACTTCTCGCATTTTTCGCTGTCCTGTTGGCTCATTTCCTTGGGCTACTTGTAGCGGAAGGCATTGCATCCATTATGATTGGTATGATGATGTTCTATGTGGTTGGTAAAGTATTTCTCGAAAATGCACGTGGTGCAATCGGGGAAACGGACGAGGAAATGCTCAATCACATTTCCCTACTCGTTGCTGAAGATCCCGATGTAAAAGATATTCAACGTATTGAAGTTATCAAAGAAGGCGAATTCCTTCATGTTGAAATTGTCGCAGAAGTTGACCCATCCCATACAGTCGCCTATGTCGACGATGTGCGGGACCGACTCATGACTATTATCCTCAATCAAAAAGGTGTACAGGACGTTTTAATTTCTTTTGATGAAGATGACGGTGTGTCAACATGGAAAAGGTCCAATTCCACTGATGCAATTAAGCAATTCGGTTCAAAATTCCCTGAATAA